In Pectinophora gossypiella chromosome 5, ilPecGoss1.1, whole genome shotgun sequence, a genomic segment contains:
- the LOC126367206 gene encoding uncharacterized protein LOC126367206: protein MSWRAKEETVQRWIESYPELMYESTNHTIYCTKCETNIGCRKSTIKRHVEGVVHKGTPSMSPNDFLFDFIEFLILCNIPWAQVENPSFKNFFQKYMCCACSNRKKLPSESILRKKYLDEIYAKKLATIHSEIVDEKIWISLDETTDFLGRYVVHFLVKPLNSTASKKVYLIACKVLENINGKTISQFVIDCLKNLWGDSYEDKVESVLLLCTDSVAYMLTAGRVLKQHFPNMKHVTCLAHALHRVAEKIRSEYPDVDTLIANGKKIFLKSPSRVKLLKDMYPNLPLPPQPIITRWGTWLAAASYYVKYFDEIKHILTCLRSSEAVSIKNAKNIINKDNIRNDLNFIDENFKIIQIALTNLQKRDRSIVESFQIFDEVRSVVNWSMSSPIQNKLEAVISRNPDIDIIRTFSEQIASGSATDDILIWKFAPLTSVEVERTFSTYKWILNVKRNRLKLANMEKIIVIYFNSTENENAISNVEEIDSENEDDD from the coding sequence ATGAGTTGGCGAGCAAAGGAAGAGACTGTTCAACGCTGGATTGAATCCTATCCTGAACTGATGTACGAGTCCACAAATCATACAATTTACTGTACGAAATGTGAGACTAACATCGGATGTCGAAAGAGCACCATCAAGAGACATGTTGAGGGAGTTGTGCATAAGGGAACACCGTCGATGTCTccaaatgattttttatttgattttatagagTTCCTTATTCTCTGTAATATTCCGTGGGCACAAGTTGAAAACccatcttttaaaaacttttttcaaaaatacatgTGCTGCGCTTGTTCTAATCGAAAAAAGCTGCCCAGTGAATCAAtactcagaaaaaaatatttggacgAAATTTATGCAAAGAAGCTTGCTACAATACACAGCGAGATTGTGGACGAAAAAATATGGATTTCATTGGATGAAACTACTGATTTCTTAGGAAGATATGTAGTGCACTTTTTGGTCAAACCTTTGAACTCTACAGCATCAAAAAAAGTTTACCTAATAGCTTGTAAAGTATTAGAAAATAttaatggaaaaacaatttctcAGTTTGTcattgattgtttgaaaaatctgTGGGGTGACTCCTATGAAGATAAAGTGGAAAGTGTTCTTTTGTTATGTACAGACAGTGTTGCGTACATGTTGACAGCGGGGCGAgttttaaaacaacattttccGAACATGAAGCATGTCACTTGTTTAGCTCATGCTCTCCATCGGGTAGCAGAAAAAATACGTTCTGAATATCCGGATGTAGACACACTGATTGCCAACGGAAAGaaaatttttttgaagtctcCCAGTAGAGTAAAATTGTTAAAAGACATGTATCCCAATTTACCGTTGCCACCTCAACCAATAATAACACGGTGGGGCACTTGGCTTGCAGCAGCCTCTTATTATGTGAAATATTTTGAcgaaattaaacatattttgacaTGTTTGAGAAGTTCAGAAGCAGTCTCAATAAAAAAtgcgaaaaatattattaataaagacaatattcgaaatgatttaaatttcatcgacgaaaactttaaaataatacaaatagcgttgacaaatttacaaaaacgcGATAGATCCATAGTCGAAtcatttcaaatatttgatGAAGTAAGGTCAGTAGTAAATTGGAGTATGAGTTCacctatacaaaataaattagaagcagTCATATCTCGCAATCCGGATATTGATATTATCAGGACGTTTTCAGAACAAATCGCAAGCGGTTCAGCAACTGACgatattttaatttggaaatTTGCCCCGCTGACATCAGTAGAAGTTGAACGGACGTTTTCGACATATAAATGGATATtaaatgttaaaagaaatagattaaagttggcaaatatggaaaagattatcgtaatttatttcaattccacAGAAAACGAAAATGCTATTTCAAATGTTGAAGAAATTgatagtgaaaatgaagatgacGATTGA